From the Colius striatus isolate bColStr4 chromosome 6, bColStr4.1.hap1, whole genome shotgun sequence genome, the window TAAGCCCCGACAGCGGCAACTTTGGCCGTGTCGAGTTGGTTTTTGGTAGGCAGCGGGGGCACCGGAGCAGGGCAAGGACGTCCCGCCGCGGTGCGCGGGGCTGCTCGCAGGGAGTCAGACTGGTCTCCGCTACCGGACCGGCTCCCGCCGCCTGCCGGGGCAGCCTCGGGTGGGCAAAGGCGGAAAGTCGCGAGAGGATTTCCTCAGTGTAAAATAATGAGAGGAGCGGAGGCACAGGCCGGCGGGAAACGCTTCTTTCAAAAGTAAGAGTTTTCCCATTCCCATTTCCGCCTTTACAGACCGCACAATTAATGCCTGGCGCATCAGCTCCCACGGATACCGTCAGATGCACACATTTATAGGTAAAATTCGTATACAGACTAAATGCTTCGCATTGGTCATCCacttcttgggtttttttcctctgcggcaagcaaaagcagagagaagtgcAGGGACTGGAGCTACGTGCGCTCCATTTTGCAGCAGTACCAGAAGTGTGGTTCTAAAGTAACGCGCAGGTTAAGGGCAAATGCCAAGAACAAGAAGGTGctcgaggggaaaaaaaaaaaaaaaaaagtttctttgagAAACTGCAGCAcggaaaacaaaaagtttaaGGAACAAAAGCACCGAGAGAAACTACGAAAGAACTGTGTCCTGGAGTCACATTATTAGGTCAGTAACATGTTGAAATGAACTCGACCACTTCAGCAACACCTTtgatggaagggaaaaaagtctATTTCCTCCAAGGTTCCAGGTGTGTGTAAGTTTGTCACCTTGTAGCACGTTATTACTTGTCCAAATTTACTTAATCGAGAAGAAGGATCCCGGTGAAATCCACTCGAATGAAACGAAAGTGAAGATCTCATAGCTTGCTTATTTTTCTAAGTATTGCAACTATCCTTccattaaaagtaaaaaataatttaaaaaaccctccaccaaaaccccaacgAACTCAAAGAAAccaaactaaagaaaaaagtcctcacaaaacaaaacaaaaaacctcaaaaccagcCTCACGTGTACGTGCGCTTTATTCTTTTCCTGCACAGTTTGAGGAGTCCCTGTATCGATGAAGCGCTACTAAGAATGATTTGGGGAGTTCTCATCGAATTACTACAATAAATCGCATACAGTCACTGAAATCAGCTGTGTAATTTCCCTTGCTAAATAAGTACAACttataaactatttttttaattactcgGAAAGTCCCGCTGCGTTTGGCGAATCAAAATAAATCTCAGAAAATAGTAGTCATCGTAATCAGATGTAGTTGTTAGCGTGAGATATCAGGCTGTCCAGTAAAACCAGACCGAAGTATCGTTAGTCACCtggtaaatatttttagaatgtacatttaaaacttttttcccccccattcCTATACGCCATCTCAGGACAGTGGATTCATACCGTTTTGCGTGGATAATGCATTCGGCCATTTGTaaaatggttttgctttttaatgtctgtcattaaaaaaaaaacccaaacaaacaaaaaaacaaaccacaaacacaccgatttcccttttccccctccccctatCAAAAAACTTTACATCGAAGATTAAATGTCGTAGTTAACATTTTCATCGCTAGGTTTCCCAAGAAATTTTCTACATAGCAAGTTGTTTTAACCTTCAAAAcgaatttcagtttctttttgcaACAATACATCTTATTCACCGTCTTATTTATACAGCTGACCAGAAGCCTTGGAGCGAAAGACATAGGATATAGAAAACTTTGCCCTTACCTGCTCCCTAATGTGCTTGCAgccggggaaaaaaaaaaaaaaaaaaaaaaaaaaaagtgcatttcttATTATTCACCACTTTGCCAGATACGGTAACCTCTCTAGCTCGTAGGAACAGACAGACTGGGTCAGAGCTCTGTACACATTTGATACATACAAACCGTGTTACCATTTACTTAGGATTTGGAGtggagggttggggttttttccccctgaaggGGATCATGAGAAGAACAGCGAGTCAGACCGAAAAAGCCCGTATTTCTCAGCTTTGCTCCAGATACGGCCACGAAAGTACTAAAATGTTACAGAAGTCACTCAGTCTTTACCTCTAGGTCCCCTTTGTAAAGGCAGCCGTCACGACAAGTTGGACCGCGGCTGCTttcccagagcagcccctctACCTGCGCTCCGCCATCAAACTCCCCAAATTACTATCCCCCTCCCGCTACCGTGGCAACTTCTCTAAGTGCCAAGTCCCAGCTATCTCAGGTTACGTTGTTTGGGATCTATCCTAGTGCCCCACGCTACCTTTTCAAGATGCAGGCGACTGTAGCTTCATATCAGCTCCCCACCGCTTTTTTCACCCCAAAGGTGCGGCCCTTGCCCGCGCCGCCCCACCAGCCCGCCCGTCGCCGGAGAGCGTGGCGCCCGGGGCAGGCCCTGCCGCAGCCGCCGAGCCTCTCCTTCTGAGCATCCCTACTGCTAACAGGCTGCTGggaaacagcaacaacaaaaagcacCCCACAACCCGATTTTGATATGGAACAGCAAATATGAAGAAGCCTTTTGCTATTGTTGCTGTTGtctgggtggtggtggtgatgatggattttttttttgttgggattttgttgggtttttttccacaaccTGCTGTGCCACTACATGCACACTTCATGGCACTCAAGCATGAACTCCTATTTACAGCAGTAAAAAATGCACTCCGCGATTATCCTACGTTTGTAGGCAGTGCCAGGGTGTATgtggggggttggaagggaataGCCATTCTTCACTGGAACCCTTCATCTCCTAAAACACGAGATGCTCGCGGTCTCACGTCGATAAAGCAGTTAGATTGGGAAACGTGCATTTCGTCTATCATTTCAGATTTGAATCATGCCGCCTCCCCCTGCTTCACTACTCCATTATCCAAGTTCTGCACCGAGTACCAAGagactggaaagcagctttttgAAAGAAGTAGGAGTTTAGACAGAGGCACatattttcattcagaaaagCTGTGCAGTGACAAAGTTCTCGTGAGTATTCTCGAGGGAGGCTTgagattaaaatgtattttctcctcCCACAATCTTTATCCCAATCAAGACATAactattttataaaaaaaaaattgataaaaGGCAATAACACAGTGTCATAAAAAAACTCTATAAAATTGTTAAAGAGcagtttgtttgcatttctcctGATTGATATGTAAATACAGTTTGAACTGTGTTTGCTCGGTCTCTAGTGCTTAATAAAGAGATGAATTCACCTTTCTGTGGAACAAGTAAACAGACTTTAAACTAAGCCGACATCAGACAAAGTGGAAACGAGTTTATTTAATCGAAACTAAATCTAGTTTAAGAAAGATAAGTTAGTGTACATAATAATCCATTACAGTAATTACACCCACCACCAAATATGTGTTTATGAGGTTGTCGAGACACaataaaattcatttattttcGCCGAAGTCCATAATGAAAAGTCACTGTCTGGATCTATATCGAGCATGCCAACCCCAATATTGGAGGGAGAATAACATTTCCCGGCTGTATTAATGCCTTTCAGCGTTTCTAACTTTTGAACCTTCCTGTGTTTGAAATGATGCAAACATTAATTACATTGAAAGGGAAATGTAGACTTAAACAGCACTTTCCCCTCGGTCTTGTATGCTAACTCCGGGAGAAATTAACCCTGATTTAAGAAATCCATGGAGTCAGCCCTGCCCTcgctcccccctcccccgcgAGAGCTGCCACGGCTGGGCCAGCACTGCCCCACACACTTCCTTCTTTTAGCAAAAATAACAGCATTTACACTCGAGAcacccccacaaccccctcgcCAAACTTCACATGATGTTATGGGTCTGAAACGAATATTCTAcgtagagaaaaaaagacaacaactCTTTGGGCTAGTTGAGGGTGTCTGTGTATAAAGCAAGACATACTACAAAGAATGAAAGGTCTCGAAATTCCTGTTGACACACGTGATGTTCTAGTTAGAAATAAAAGGAGGGGGAGTGAGGGGTGGAAGGCAGAAAGAATCCgataatctttatttttcttctgtctatttccctttctctccatCCAGACTAGCACTTAGTGTCCGAGTAACACCGGCTATCTTGTATAAATAAAAGACTGGAGCTTTCGAAAGCTTCTACTTAAACTGGAGGTTGGGTTGTTTCCATCCCGAGCAAgctgctttctttctcttcaaaaaaTATGAGCATTTCATAATACCTCTGTAAGTCAGAGGTCTTGCAAGGTCTGCGATTTAACCGGGGAatctggagaaggaaaaacaaacaaacaaaacaacaacaaaaacaaaacaaaacaaaaaaaccgaAACCGAGCAGCACACACGAAGGAAAACATACTACGAGGTCTTTTAGGATGAGGACTTCTTGTGTCACACTCACAAAAGGGGTGTTTAAGACCCGAAAGACAGCGAATTACATGTATTGTAGGCTCCTCCGATACGAGCTATTTAATTTGATACGCTTTatatatttacagcaaaattaATATCTAACTTCCTTGTATTACCCTGAATATTTAATCTTACTATCAGCCACCCCTCAGTGTCTCAGCCAAGGCGCGCACTCTGCGCATCCGCGCACAACCACGCACACTCGTACACACATACACGTGCGTGCACACGCATTTTATCCTCATCTCCTTCTTTTCAAGCTTCCCAAATCGCTACACAGAACCAAATTCAAAACTAAGCCCACTCTGCGTTAAAttgagctgcagcctgcagctAAATTCTAGCTGGCCTGGGAGGCGGATGTACGCGGGAGAACCCGTATGGCCGTGTCTGTGTGCGTGTGCGTATGCATGTGCGTGCGCTTACGGGGGGGGAGGGGCACGTGTAGGAAATTAAATACAGTCTGATAAAGAAAGTTAATTCAAACTACATGCCGTACTCAATAAActatctttttattttgattataAATAAGGTGACTGTACTTCCCTTGAAATACAAGTACATAGGAAAATCTgttagaattaatttttttacaagGTATTAAAACTGGACGCTCTTTAAACCGGCAACATGCTCTATACTGTCAGTAGATTCTTCGTTAATCTGTTTCTAGTGGCGTTAGACTTTTACTTTCCTTCTCCTCCGTGCCTTTGGCATTTGAATTTCTACTCTCGGAATACTTTGCTTTCTCTAGCAAGAAGTCTCTGAGATGCCTCCCACCCTCACCAATAATTGTGCGAATTAATTTGGATTCTATCACTCTAGAGGTTGGGAATCCCACGCGTGTCCTTGTCAGTTTTGCACGCTGGGGGTTGATCCCATTCCCCATTAGCTCCCCGACACAGTTCCCCTCTGGGAGCAGGGCCCAGGCCAGGAGGGATAGAGGCTCGTCGGGGTTTGGCAGCACCCACGAGCCTTTTCcatcaagaaaaaacaataaaaataaataactaataaaaaagagagagatgcagagagagGACGGTCAGGAGGGGGAACCAAagggaaataattaaaaaaaaaaaagaatattcgCAATGAGTATAATTTATTAGAAGCTTTTTAGGAACTATATTTAAGCCAAATATCTACATAAGTTACAACAGAAGGCGGCGTGCGCAAATAACAAACTGCCAGAGGACTTACGACGGGGCGATCAGTGTCCATAAAAAAAAGGTGGGGGTTGGTTTGGTTGactgaggtttgttttttttttttttctttttacaacaAAATATACAGGCTACTAAAAACTATGGATTTTGACAGCATTATACAGCTACAGTTTCACATCAAAcgtaaggaaggaaaaaaaaaaagccaagccTTTGATGACTCCACGGCTCCATCCGCTGACCCTGGGGGCTGGGAGCGGAGAccgaggggcggggggggtgggggtggggaagCTGCTTCTGTGTCTGGTTGACGCAAATGCGATTTTTTTGGGGAAAACCACCCCATCCCCCCAAATCTCTGTATTTACATGCAAGTCCTAGACGCTGGCAAAGTGTACATCTGAAATCCAAGCCTTCGGACCATGTCTAATGATGGTCCCCTTTCTGCGACTGCTCCGTAGTTAtcagtcagatttttttaaaacacccCATACaataaccttgggggaaaaaaaaaaaggaaaaaaaaagacccaaaaccGTCAAAAGTGACAACAAAACTGAACAACAATTACAAAAGTCTATCTCAATGGTCCTTAGAGAACCACTCGGTAAAACAGAGGGATGGGGTGAAgtctttgaaacagaaaggagaaaaaagagaaataaaaagaaaaatacccaGTAGTTTGGACAGGACAGAGATTTGTGTGActgggaaaaactgctttttttttttcttttttttccttatatttttttttcttttgctttgtttaatcCTTTCACCAGGTCCTACCGTATAGCAAGGTGGAGCAAGACATGGCAGTGCCATAGTCAGAAGTGGAAGAGTTTAGGTGAGACAAACTGGAGACTTGGCTCTGCAGAGTGGAAGGGCTGGCCGAGTGCTGTCCCATGTCTGGAGACTGGCCCGCACTGTTTGTCTGGTGGCTCTGATGCTGTCCGAGGCTGTTGCCATTGGTAGCCACTGTAATAGTTGTAGCTGcctgctgctgatggctctgGATAGCTGCTGTGGGTGTGTTGGAGCCTGCTTGGCAGGGCTTGCCATCCTTTACAAGCACTGGCACCGCCACCCTTCTGggagactgctgctgctggcaagaGCCGTTCTCCTGTTGCATCTGTTGCTGCGCAGCCTTGTCTTTGGCCTGGCGTTTCATCTTGTAGCGGTGGTTCTGGAACCAGATTTTGACCTGAGTCGGGGTGAGATGTATCATACTGGCTAAATGTTCCCTCTCCGGGGCGGAGAGGTATTTCTGTTGCTTGAAACGTCTCTCCAGCTCGTAAACTTGGGCCTGGGAAAAAAGGACCCTCCGTTTCCTTCGCGGTGTGCTCTGGAGCGGGGCCATGCTCTTGCTCACGTCTCCCAGGGAGCCGAGGCTGCCCATGCCGCCCATGTTCATGCCCGAGGACGGCGCCATGAAGCGGGAGACTGCAAGGGAGAAGGCGGCACGTTTTAGGCTGCTCGGCCCGGCCCGAGCGCGGCTCCGCGCTCCAGCGCCACTCGCCCCCGGTGGGAGCCCGCAGCCCCCCGGCAGCCCAGCCCGGCTGGTGCCTCGGAGCGGCCCCGCGCTCAAAGAACGACCCTCGTCCCCAGGACGAGAGGAGGGCAACAGGAACCCCTACCCGTCTGGCCCAGCCCCGGTGAATAAAGGCGACCGCTCGCCCCCTCGCCCTACCCAGGAGGTGACACCCAAGCAAGTACCTCAAGCGATAGCACGGCGGAAGCGGCTGGGGACAGGGGCTCCGCTGGCATCGGCCAGGGCGGACGCGCCCGCTCCACCACGCGTCTCCCGGCACGCGGTGGCTCCCGCGGCTCCGGCTTCCCTCCTTCGCTCGCCCGGCACCGGGCGGCGCGCAGGCAGACGGGCACTGCCGTCTCCCTCCCAGGCCCCCGGGTCGTTCTGCTCCCGCCCCGTTGGACGGTGAGCCTCCGGGATCCCGTTCCCCCCCGGATGGCGAGCCTCCGGGTTCCCGCTCTCCGCCACCGCGGGGCTTCCTATCTTTTCATCCCGCAAAAACAGCCCCGGGGAGGCTGAGATGAAAACAGCCGGTGGAGGAGAGACTGGGTACAATCCTCGGACAGGAGGAGGAATAGGAGGGCGGGGGGTTGGGGCGCGATTAGTATTTCGTCTGACTTTTGCCCTGGTGTGGAGCCCTCGGAGCCAGCTACCCGTGGTGCGGCAGGGCAGGTGTGCGGCCACCCCCCGCCGGCCACCCAGACCCGGTCTGACTTACTTGAGGAGAAGCGGGGGTCCGGGTTGGTGCCGTACCATCCTGTCGCCGAAGCGCTGTTCCGCATGGTGTCCTGGTAAGGCGGGAGCTCACTCATGTTGCCCAGGTTCCCGTTGCAGTAGCCCCCCATCGTAGCATGGGAGAGCTGGGGGACCCCTGCCGCTGTCATATGGTAGGCGGCAGTCACCGTTCCGTTGTGGCCCATGGGGTGCTGCTGCATGGCCGGCTGAGAAACCTGAGACTGTCTGTAGGCTGACAAGGGAGCCCCCAAGTTACTGCCCTCCATGCccactttcttgtagctttccTCCAAAGGACTCAAGATGTCAGACACTGAGAAAGGAGTCGTATGCTTTGGGCTCATCGACATGATTCGGcggctggggaaaaaaaaaaaaaaaaaaaaaggaaggggaggcaaatctttcttttttttttttttttttttttcccaaatattcTGGTGTTGCCTTAACGCCGATCTTGTTGGATGTACACGTAACCGAGTGGACGAAGTCCGCCTTAATTGGATTGAGTGGAGGCTCAGGGCTGCCTTTCGTTTGTTTTAGCCAGACGCCAGGTTTTAGGCTGCCACCAGAGGCGGGGCATAGGCACTAAAGCAACAAGACAATAGAAGCCTACATCTTGCCCAAGATAATTAGCTTACATGCTGATGACAAGGTAAACACCTTTAAGTTTTACttgtcaggatttttttttaaaatgtcttaaaaaagagacagagagagcgagagaaagagggaaagagagagagagagagacccCGTGAGCAcaactcattttctttttctcggGGGTGGCAATATTGTGAACGGGAAATGGAAAGCAAAGCGAAAAGACTCCCATTTGACGGGGTGAAAGGATTTAAAATCAGCTCCCGGGTGGCAAAGGCTGTCAGCCCAGCCTTTGTGAGAGCTGGGGAGACCGGGCTGAATGTCGGTGCGCTAAAGGACCGAGTCCCCCTCTCCCCCCGCGGCTATCGGTCCGGCGGATGCTCTGCCGCCGGGAGGGCAGCTCTCCGGTGGGCAGGCGTTCCGTCTCGGCCGCCGCTCCCACCTCTCCGCACCCGCCGCACCGGCTCGCCAGGTGTTCCGGCCAGCCGGTGGCTGAACCCCGTTTGGGATTTGACACCTCGGGAACCTTCTCTAAGTCTGATAAGAACTCAGGGCGAGATCCACAGTGAGAGGATCCTTCCTCTCTCTAAACCCGTCAGTTCCGTTCATCTAGGTTTTAAGTTGGTTTTggttctgtttttgttttttttaagttgtatgggttttgttattttggtttttgttgtggtttttttttgttttgttttgtttttttttttaactgcaggGAGAGGTAGAAGATGCAGGTTTGAAAAACCAAGCAGTATTTTAATTGCCTGGGGCGACAGACTGTTGAAAAATAGGTTAATGCAAAACGTCGCTCGTTATTCTCAAAGGTGAAGACCATCACAGACTCTCATGGTCCATCTGAACCTGAAACTGCTTTCTAAGGTTATTTATACAGCACGAGAGCTGGATGGAGAAGACCTCTCAGGTCATCTGCTACAGCACCTCGCCAATGAATTCCCTGCAGTTTCGAATAAACTGCAAATTCTGGCGCTTTCGGATCTGTTCTCAGATCCAGTGTGAaaacaaaagccacaaaacccattcacagccacacacacatacatgcagACAGCAGCTAATGTCACTTGGGTCTTTGAAGAAATCTTCCAAGTTGTCTGGTGTCTCCAAAGCTTCTATTTCGGGGTGTTCCCGGGCAGAGGAGAGAAATCACCCCTGAGAGTTTCAAACCCCGGCCTACGGCCCTGGCCAACCCAAATTAACACAGTGATTACCTGAACATTAAGGAAATAACAGCTAAGGTACAGTTAACCCAGTGACTTTGAAGTGTCAAGTAACTATTTAGTAATTGCACTTGTAAATATGTTTGTGCGCGGTTGGTTCAttcttaaaaatgcaaaagtgcACTTGCTACCCAGGAATAACTAAATATCTTTGTCTAAAGTGGCAGCATAAATAGCCGGTCGCTTTGTGACTGTGCTTGATATTAGTACATAAGGATCATTTTGTTTCAATTGGAAGGCTGTCATTCACTAGGCAAGAAACCGTTTAAGAGAAAGTAGGTTCCCGTATGAGAGTTAACATCCTTCAAG encodes:
- the NKX2-1 gene encoding homeobox protein Nkx-2.1 isoform X1; the encoded protein is MLHALSSWRSNCACAADGRRIMSMSPKHTTPFSVSDILSPLEESYKKVGMEGSNLGAPLSAYRQSQVSQPAMQQHPMGHNGTVTAAYHMTAAGVPQLSHATMGGYCNGNLGNMSELPPYQDTMRNSASATGWYGTNPDPRFSSISRFMAPSSGMNMGGMGSLGSLGDVSKSMAPLQSTPRRKRRVLFSQAQVYELERRFKQQKYLSAPEREHLASMIHLTPTQVKIWFQNHRYKMKRQAKDKAAQQQMQQENGSCQQQQSPRRVAVPVLVKDGKPCQAGSNTPTAAIQSHQQQAATTITVATNGNSLGQHQSHQTNSAGQSPDMGQHSASPSTLQSQVSSLSHLNSSTSDYGTAMSCSTLLYGRTW
- the NKX2-1 gene encoding homeobox protein Nkx-2.1 isoform X2; amino-acid sequence: MSMSPKHTTPFSVSDILSPLEESYKKVGMEGSNLGAPLSAYRQSQVSQPAMQQHPMGHNGTVTAAYHMTAAGVPQLSHATMGGYCNGNLGNMSELPPYQDTMRNSASATGWYGTNPDPRFSSISRFMAPSSGMNMGGMGSLGSLGDVSKSMAPLQSTPRRKRRVLFSQAQVYELERRFKQQKYLSAPEREHLASMIHLTPTQVKIWFQNHRYKMKRQAKDKAAQQQMQQENGSCQQQQSPRRVAVPVLVKDGKPCQAGSNTPTAAIQSHQQQAATTITVATNGNSLGQHQSHQTNSAGQSPDMGQHSASPSTLQSQVSSLSHLNSSTSDYGTAMSCSTLLYGRTW